CGCCATGCTGGAGGCCACGTTGGCGCTGGGCACGATCATCCGGCATGTGCGGTTGACGTCACTGGAGGACGATTTCCCGCTCGCCGTGCCGTTCACGATGGTCCCAGGAGGTCCGATCCCGGCGCGGGTCGCAATGCGTTAGTCGTGCGCCGTTTCGGCTTTGAATTGGCCGTGGCGGATCATCGCGGTGACAGATGCGTCCCAGCGTTGCAGCTCGGAGGGTGTGGAGAACGCGCCGTCGATGTGGCGCGCGATGTGTGAGCGCAGCATGATCGGGCCCAGGCGCAGCATCAACGGGTTCAGTGCGGCCCAATCTGGATCGAGATCAGGCCTAGTGAGTCCTGCTTCGGCGAAGTTGTCGCGTTGTCTGGCGCTGATCTTGAGCAGCCCGTCGAAAATGACGGCTCCGATGTTGTTGCCTTCGATGAGTGCGTGGCCCACATAGTCGACGACCTCGGGGTGATCGTGGATGAGCTTGGAGAATCGCCCGCCGAGTGAGTGGAAGTTGTCGGTCGCTGGCGCTGGCACCGGTAGCGGGTTCGATTCCAGAGCTTCACCGAACACACGCAGCACGTAGTTGTCGACGGCGGCGACTAGGCCGGCCTTGTTGCCGAAGTGGTGCTGTACGAGGCCGTGTGTTACCCCCGCGGCTTCAGCGATAGCGCGCATCGTGGTTGCGCTGATGCCCTGAGCTGCGAAGCAGCGAATTGCAGCGTCACGGATCCGGTCTTGGGTGGACAACTGGACCGCCGGCGGCTGCTGGAGGAAAACAGGGCCGTCCATAGCGGTCGACAATACAGCGCGATCGGGAAACCATACAGACGGCTCGCAAAACTGGCCATCTGGCCTATCGCGCTATACAGTTGGCCAATGCCGCTCTACACTCACTCGTGTCGAAACGGCTGTCGGCCAACGAATCGGTGGACGCGGGGCCCTGGCCCCGCCGAGGGGTCACCGATTCGTAGCCGAGACCCAGGCGGCACTGAGCAGACGGGATGACGCATTGCCGAACATCACCTACCCCGCACCGGCGGGCACCTTGCCGGCATATCTGGCCGCGCCGGCCGAGGACGGTCCCTGGCCTGGCGTCGTGGTCGTCCAAGACGTCCGCGGGATGACCACCGATCTGCGGCGAGTCAGCGATCGGCTGGCTAGCAGGGGGTATCTGGCTCTGGCGCCGGATCTCTATGGGCGAGGCTTCAAGCCCAGGTGCATGATCGCCACCATCCGGGCGCACTTCGCCGACGCGGGCGACGCCTACGACGACATCGTGGCGGCCCGCAACTACCTGCTCGACGACCCGCGTTGCAGCGGCCGGATTGGTTTGGTCGGGTTCTGCATGGGCGCTGGCTTCGTGCTGCAGCTGTCCCCCCGGGGCCTGTTCGACGCTGCCGCGCCGCAATACGGGTTGGCTCCCAAGGCCATTGATGCGCTGGTGCGGTCATGCCCCATCGTGGCCAGCTATGGCGCCAAAGACCGCATCGTCAAACACGGCTCAGCCGACGCGCTGGAGTCCGTTCTCGCCAAGGGCGGCGTCGATCGAGACATCAAGGAATACCCCAACGTGGGGCACAGCTTTATGAACGAGTTTGGCTTTCCGGCCCCGTTCACCATCATCGAAGCCCTTGCTGGAATGGCATATTCGGAGTCCGAGGCCGAGGACGCCTGGGCGCGCATCTTTAGCTTTTTCCAAAAGCATCTGAGCCAAACACCGGATCTCACCGGGCTTTCCGAGTGCGGGGAGGTCGATGATGGGCCAGCCAACTGAGCTCACGCTCAGCCCATCGGCGACCCGCGCTGTGGTCGATGAATCATCGTGTGTTGCACAAGAAGACCGGTTCGGCCCCGTCGACGAAAGGCGCACAGTGACGAAGGTGGGCGGACCTCGCTACCGGCCGTGGTTGGAAGTTGCGGCGCCCAGTGACTACCTCGAAAATATCGCGAACTCGGCAACGGGCCGGAGCTACAAGGCCTATGCGAAGTCCCTGCTCAATATCGAACGCGGGACCGTGATCGCCGACCTGGGGTGCGGCGCTGGGGTGGATCTTCCCGCCTATGCCGAAGCCGCCGGCCCCACTGGGCAAGTGATCGGCATCGACCACGACCACGCGCTCTTGGGTCATGCCCGGAAGAACTCCGCTCATCTGCCCACGGTGTCCATCACCGAGGCTGACATTCACTGTCTCCCACTGGAATCCGATTCCGTGGACCGCATCCACATCGACCGAGTACTTCAGCACGTGGACGTCCCCGCCGTGGTCCTGGCCGAAGCCGCACGGACTCTGCACCACGAGGGCCGGATCGTCTGCGTCGAGCCAGACTGGGCGACTCTGACCATCGATCACCGCGACGCGGCCCTGAGCCGCTCCTACACCCACCATGTCGTCGAGCAAGTCATCCGCAACGCCACCATCGGCAGAGCGTTGCCGAGGATGCTTGGCGACGCCGGGTTCACCGTGCACGCCATCGCACCGTTCACCGCGCACTGGACCGACGCGCTCGAAGCCGACAAAGTTCTCGGATTCCGAGACGTCTGCGAACACGCGGTCGCCGACGGCACTTTGCCCGCAGCGCAGACGCAGATCTGGATCAACGACCTCATGGCTGGCCCCCAGTTCTTCGCGTCGCTGTCGCTGTTCGTCGTCTCCGCGCACATCGAGAGCGCGTGACATGTCGATGCTGAAGACCGGCTTGCCGCCCTGATCCTGTCTGGGGCCAGATCGTCGGCCCGTCCGGCCGACACGATGAACGTTGAGCCTTGACACCGCATCCGTCTAGCCATAACTTAAGGGGTATAACACCCCGGAAGTTTGGGGAGTGCTTACCGGCACCGCACTCGCTGAAGGACCAGGCAAATCAGCTCCCACAAGGCTTTTGGAGTAACCGCCGATGACCACAACACCCACCAACCTCGCCCACCGGGACATTTATCCTGACGCTGTCGCCGTGGGCGAGATGTTCGTCGACCACACCTACCAGCGCGACGCCGACATGGCCCGCGTCCGCCGGATGGCCCAACAATGGGATCGCCGCTTGGCCGGCATGCTCGAAGTTTCCGATCGCGGGCCGCACGCCGTCCCCCGCTACGCCGTCATCGACGGCCAGCACCGCTACGAAGCCGCCAAACTGCACGACCGCGCCGCCGTGGTCGTCGCCCAGGTCCATACCGGCCTGACCGTCGCTGACGAGGCGATCCTGTTCGACAAGCTCAACC
The DNA window shown above is from Mycobacterium dioxanotrophicus and carries:
- a CDS encoding dienelactone hydrolase family protein, with the translated sequence MPNITYPAPAGTLPAYLAAPAEDGPWPGVVVVQDVRGMTTDLRRVSDRLASRGYLALAPDLYGRGFKPRCMIATIRAHFADAGDAYDDIVAARNYLLDDPRCSGRIGLVGFCMGAGFVLQLSPRGLFDAAAPQYGLAPKAIDALVRSCPIVASYGAKDRIVKHGSADALESVLAKGGVDRDIKEYPNVGHSFMNEFGFPAPFTIIEALAGMAYSESEAEDAWARIFSFFQKHLSQTPDLTGLSECGEVDDGPAN
- a CDS encoding TetR/AcrR family transcriptional regulator; protein product: MDGPVFLQQPPAVQLSTQDRIRDAAIRCFAAQGISATTMRAIAEAAGVTHGLVQHHFGNKAGLVAAVDNYVLRVFGEALESNPLPVPAPATDNFHSLGGRFSKLIHDHPEVVDYVGHALIEGNNIGAVIFDGLLKISARQRDNFAEAGLTRPDLDPDWAALNPLMLRLGPIMLRSHIARHIDGAFSTPSELQRWDASVTAMIRHGQFKAETAHD
- a CDS encoding methyltransferase domain-containing protein — protein: MGGPRYRPWLEVAAPSDYLENIANSATGRSYKAYAKSLLNIERGTVIADLGCGAGVDLPAYAEAAGPTGQVIGIDHDHALLGHARKNSAHLPTVSITEADIHCLPLESDSVDRIHIDRVLQHVDVPAVVLAEAARTLHHEGRIVCVEPDWATLTIDHRDAALSRSYTHHVVEQVIRNATIGRALPRMLGDAGFTVHAIAPFTAHWTDALEADKVLGFRDVCEHAVADGTLPAAQTQIWINDLMAGPQFFASLSLFVVSAHIESA